The following coding sequences lie in one Porphyromonas asaccharolytica DSM 20707 genomic window:
- the pdxH gene encoding pyridoxamine 5'-phosphate oxidase — translation MDLHYEDIRRDYGRRSLSRKDLTDDPFDLVRLWLQEAVDDPKVLEPTAVLVCTSTPDGHPSSRTVLLKELLGEEFIFYSNYESRKGQQMAANPHVSLTFLWHELERQIHVEGTVRHLEPEISDQYFATRPYKSRVGARISPQSHPIPDRNYIYTHFAKEAAKFALQTVPRPGNWGGFAVLPSRIEFWQGRPSRLHDRFLYERQEDNSWLINRLAP, via the coding sequence ATGGATCTACATTACGAAGACATACGACGTGACTACGGCCGCAGGAGCCTCAGTCGTAAGGATCTAACGGACGATCCCTTTGACCTTGTCAGACTATGGCTGCAGGAGGCGGTGGACGATCCCAAGGTCCTAGAGCCTACGGCGGTGCTGGTCTGCACCAGTACGCCCGACGGGCATCCTAGTTCGCGTACTGTACTGCTCAAGGAGCTTCTCGGCGAGGAGTTTATCTTCTACAGCAACTACGAGAGCCGTAAGGGACAGCAGATGGCTGCCAACCCGCATGTCAGCCTCACCTTCCTCTGGCACGAGCTGGAGCGACAGATACATGTCGAGGGTACGGTGCGGCACCTAGAGCCTGAGATCAGTGATCAGTACTTCGCTACACGCCCCTACAAGAGCCGTGTCGGTGCACGCATATCGCCTCAGAGCCACCCGATACCTGACCGCAACTATATCTATACGCACTTTGCCAAGGAGGCCGCTAAGTTTGCCCTACAGACTGTGCCTCGCCCCGGCAACTGGGGAGGCTTTGCCGTATTGCCTAGTCGCATAGAGTTTTGGCAGGGTCGTCCTAGTCGTCTGCACGATCGCTTCCTCTATGAGCGTCAGGAAGATAATTCGTGGCTTATCAATCGTCTGGCACCCTAG
- the tsaB gene encoding tRNA (adenosine(37)-N6)-threonylcarbamoyltransferase complex dimerization subunit type 1 TsaB encodes MNATKPVLLAIDTALQGCSVAVTDSEQILYNKVYQETEISNAVLIGSYTKEAISWCQEHGYQIAAIATTDGPGSYTGLRIGASLAKGLAFGRSIPLIAVSTLQLLLAGLPSFAGETVALLDAGHGNAYQQTFDAEGSPRDKATFVTISSEWHAPAENRIVYVGSLPVEGTVVAPPTAETLASVARSYWLREQYVDTAYWEPNYVKPYKAVVGQNKVLERLKLSKQA; translated from the coding sequence ATGAACGCAACGAAACCTGTACTCCTAGCTATCGACACCGCCCTACAGGGGTGTAGCGTCGCTGTGACCGACAGCGAGCAGATACTATATAATAAGGTATACCAAGAGACCGAGATATCTAATGCCGTGCTCATCGGCAGCTATACTAAGGAGGCGATCAGCTGGTGCCAAGAGCATGGCTACCAGATAGCAGCCATAGCGACGACCGATGGACCGGGCTCCTATACGGGGCTACGCATAGGCGCCTCGCTTGCCAAGGGACTAGCCTTCGGGCGAAGCATCCCACTCATCGCCGTCTCCACCTTGCAGCTCCTGCTGGCGGGCTTGCCGAGCTTCGCTGGAGAGACTGTGGCTCTGCTCGATGCGGGGCATGGAAACGCTTATCAACAGACTTTCGACGCTGAGGGGTCGCCTCGAGACAAGGCAACTTTTGTCACCATTTCATCGGAGTGGCATGCACCCGCCGAGAACCGTATCGTCTATGTCGGTTCGCTGCCCGTAGAAGGTACTGTTGTCGCCCCGCCAACGGCCGAGACGCTCGCCTCTGTGGCGCGCAGCTACTGGCTGAGAGAGCAATATGTCGACACCGCTTACTGGGAGCCTAATTATGTCAAGCCTTACAAGGCGGTCGTGGGACAAAACAAAGTCCTCGAGCGACTCAAACTATCTAAACAAGCATAA
- a CDS encoding electron transfer flavoprotein subunit beta/FixA family protein, with protein MIKDIIVLAKQVPDTRNVGKDAMKADGTVNRAALDAIFNPEDLNALEQALRIKEQNPDCRVSILTMGPPRAAEIIREALYRGADHGYLLTDRAFAGADTLATSYALACAIRHIYNGGLPDLILGGRQAIDGDTAQVGPQVGEKLGINVVTYCEQIDQIEGDQLTITRRLEHGVETVRAHKPLLLTVTGSAAPCRLRNAKRVQKYKYAASVLELDALPETWRKRIERNPEELTIDILTAESTGADIAQCGLSGSPTKVKSIESVVFKAKEVMHLSSSDADLETLIQTLLANHTIG; from the coding sequence ATGATCAAAGATATCATCGTACTTGCCAAGCAAGTCCCCGACACACGTAATGTCGGCAAAGATGCTATGAAGGCTGACGGCACTGTGAACCGTGCCGCCCTCGACGCTATCTTTAACCCCGAGGATCTAAACGCGCTCGAGCAGGCGCTCCGCATCAAGGAGCAGAATCCAGATTGCCGTGTCTCCATACTCACCATGGGTCCTCCCCGTGCTGCTGAGATCATCCGTGAGGCGCTCTACCGTGGCGCTGACCATGGTTACCTGCTGACCGATAGAGCTTTCGCTGGGGCTGATACGCTCGCCACGAGCTACGCTTTGGCATGCGCTATACGTCATATCTACAATGGTGGACTGCCCGACCTCATCCTCGGTGGCCGTCAGGCTATCGATGGCGACACCGCTCAGGTGGGTCCGCAGGTGGGCGAGAAGCTCGGCATCAACGTGGTCACCTACTGCGAGCAGATAGACCAGATAGAGGGCGACCAGCTCACCATCACCCGCCGTCTGGAGCATGGCGTGGAGACGGTACGTGCTCACAAGCCACTCCTGCTGACAGTCACGGGGAGCGCAGCACCCTGCCGCCTGCGTAATGCTAAGCGTGTACAGAAGTACAAGTATGCTGCCTCGGTCCTAGAGCTAGACGCACTGCCCGAGACCTGGCGCAAGCGTATCGAGCGCAATCCCGAGGAGCTAACTATCGACATCTTGACGGCTGAAAGCACCGGCGCAGACATCGCTCAGTGCGGTCTCTCGGGCTCTCCGACGAAGGTGAAGAGTATCGAGAGCGTCGTCTTTAAGGCTAAGGAGGTGATGCACCTCTCCAGCAGCGATGCCGATCTAGAGACTTTGATACAAACCCTATTAGCAAACCACACCATCGGCTGA
- a CDS encoding electron transfer flavoprotein subunit alpha/FixB family protein, giving the protein MNNLFVYLEIEDGSVHDVSLELLTKGRSLANQLGVALEAIAITDRAEGIADTVMPYGVDKLHLFVDPRLEHYQTLPHASIVIKLFQQEKPQICLLGATTIGRDLGPRVSSSLGSGLTADCTSLEIGDYTDKDKEFKNLLYQIRPAFGGNIVATIVNPEHRPQMATVRPGVMKKEIYKADHKGEVINHAVADFVRDEDFVIEIIDRHVAKSKINLGGAPIIVSGGYGVGSAESFELLHELADLLGGEVGATRAAVDAGFTEHERQIGQTGVTVRPKLYIACGISGQIQHVAGMQESSMIISINTDPDAPINTIADYVITGRIEEVIPKLIKYYKQNSK; this is encoded by the coding sequence ATGAACAATCTATTCGTATACCTAGAGATCGAAGATGGGAGCGTACACGACGTCAGCCTAGAGCTACTCACCAAGGGGCGCTCACTGGCCAACCAGCTGGGCGTGGCACTAGAGGCGATAGCTATCACCGACCGCGCTGAGGGGATCGCCGACACGGTCATGCCCTATGGTGTAGACAAGCTACACCTCTTCGTGGACCCTCGTCTGGAGCATTACCAGACACTACCACACGCGAGCATCGTCATCAAGCTATTCCAGCAGGAGAAGCCGCAGATCTGCCTCCTCGGTGCGACAACCATAGGTCGTGACCTAGGACCCCGTGTCTCCTCGTCACTGGGTAGCGGACTCACCGCAGACTGTACCTCTCTAGAGATCGGTGACTATACCGACAAGGACAAGGAGTTCAAGAACCTTCTCTACCAGATCCGTCCAGCTTTCGGTGGTAACATCGTAGCAACCATTGTCAACCCCGAGCATCGTCCACAGATGGCGACGGTACGCCCAGGCGTGATGAAGAAGGAGATCTACAAGGCAGACCACAAGGGCGAGGTGATCAACCACGCCGTAGCTGACTTCGTCCGTGACGAGGACTTTGTCATCGAGATCATCGACCGCCACGTTGCCAAGAGCAAGATCAACCTAGGCGGAGCCCCGATCATCGTGTCGGGTGGCTACGGTGTCGGTAGTGCTGAGAGCTTTGAGCTGCTTCACGAGCTGGCTGATCTCCTAGGCGGAGAGGTAGGTGCTACGCGTGCAGCTGTCGATGCGGGCTTTACCGAGCATGAGCGACAGATAGGACAGACCGGCGTGACCGTACGTCCTAAGCTATACATCGCCTGCGGTATCAGCGGACAGATACAGCATGTGGCTGGTATGCAAGAGAGCTCGATGATCATCTCTATCAATACGGACCCCGACGCGCCGATCAACACAATCGCTGACTACGTCATCACGGGGCGTATCGAGGAGGTCATCCCTAAGCTCATCAAGTACTATAAGCAAAACTCTAAGTAA